From the Aggregicoccus sp. 17bor-14 genome, one window contains:
- a CDS encoding rhodanese-like domain-containing protein has product MSSETAQTLSQKARAMVEAGAALIDVRTPEEFREGHVPGARNIPVQELARRLAEVGPPGTPVVVYCRAGARAASAAELLQRAGYPEVLNLVHAGNW; this is encoded by the coding sequence ATGAGCTCCGAGACTGCCCAGACCCTGTCCCAGAAGGCGCGCGCGATGGTGGAGGCCGGCGCGGCGTTGATCGACGTGCGCACCCCGGAGGAGTTCCGCGAGGGGCACGTGCCGGGGGCGCGCAACATCCCGGTGCAGGAGCTCGCGCGGCGCCTCGCCGAGGTCGGCCCGCCGGGCACGCCCGTGGTCGTCTACTGCCGGGCCGGCGCGCGCGCGGCGAGCGCCGCCGAGCTGCTGCAGCGCGCGGGCTACCCCGAGGTGCTCAACCTCGTGCACGCAGGCAACTGGTGA
- a CDS encoding GreA/GreB family elongation factor, with protein MSLDKKHLLAQLIERLQHSDRVAHRAEADAREAAKSLATESEKKEDGRAAIEFGSLATGQATRARRLAEELQALAAFAEAPFPRFGRTSPVALGAIVDVATEDDDGPAERTFFVLPAGAGAELTGPDGDGFLSVITPASPVGRALMGRRAGETAEVTLAGEVREWTVLDVG; from the coding sequence ATGTCCCTGGACAAGAAGCACCTCCTCGCCCAGCTCATCGAGCGGCTGCAGCACTCCGACCGCGTCGCCCACCGCGCCGAGGCCGACGCGCGCGAGGCCGCCAAGAGCCTCGCCACCGAGAGCGAGAAGAAGGAGGACGGGCGCGCCGCCATCGAGTTCGGCAGCCTGGCCACCGGTCAGGCCACGCGCGCGCGCCGGCTCGCCGAGGAGCTGCAGGCGCTCGCCGCCTTCGCCGAGGCCCCCTTCCCGCGCTTCGGGCGCACCAGCCCCGTGGCGCTCGGCGCCATCGTGGACGTGGCCACCGAGGATGACGACGGCCCGGCCGAGCGCACCTTCTTCGTGCTCCCGGCCGGCGCAGGCGCCGAACTCACCGGCCCGGACGGCGACGGCTTCCTCTCGGTCATCACCCCCGCCTCCCCCGTGGGCCGCGCCCTGATGGGCCGGCGCGCCGGGGAGACCGCGGAGGTCACGCTCGCGGGCGAGGTGCGCGAGTGGACCGTGCTCGACGTCGGTTGA